In Notamacropus eugenii isolate mMacEug1 chromosome 1, mMacEug1.pri_v2, whole genome shotgun sequence, one genomic interval encodes:
- the C1H2orf78 gene encoding uncharacterized protein C2orf78 homolog, whose translation MELPVNKLGPSQVASHIHTGHMLSLTSVIWTTTEVISSYHTTLAAIFSPLIMAENFQNPSMLGTPNPLHLSFPVVNSTGNLCNFSRVSAPAIGSAWLLPSASGVPFPPLMGSTYLYQHSSTTILSGVPGQGQLSTPTTSSYPGIYEWDMSGSAGEKTSLGDFTVTVIGQDTPTSSIPAPAQYDKAAEANTVMPLYPQLSASLVQQGASPQMPSQGPNNVSVPYQNGNQVYYYNQGTLGPLLAGELSPCVQSYGSVSYKGGRTPSVPVTSQPEMVMVLKEVQPPGSRPPVSTSGLYYPVHAQPVKDSGFQVMETSLGLQSGARTFSLPQTLELSQSWGGNGNNVQILEGTPPAEVAGDSSLATPAQNSGNLLALPPAPNIEHKDKKNVACLEKEKWKVEGVKAKFSQTLDACHVPLEIQDPPLLPLEIPDINQLLACIDPLCPDTHKEETSPRECHLVKIGLSLGDQEALENGMEPIPSLTDINKLVEDFRLPRLLSPLKEFDQPKGFRATKPKVVKTAKVVRVQGKPCTGKEPSDPTKKTKRKVPDLMATVQPAKVLPRNPDCLLAGDMAAVSGSVANELSPLDMAKSMSSKSRKAPSNRTSKAKGPSQEKMEGIGGTCYEKVEGNELPGGRVKLEEKPALPKMKRKKNHPELSQEAFKKPRSFLGMHMLESVQVFHALGKKNDKMTGPAQVPQPTPGIKQWLETPAEGQGPMKTQVSLLAAAKAKVRKPETSAENQCPSPSHTRPPPPGKVKLVPLPFPTLDRPLTRPIPRKPQPLAPHRLSTINPARLGNPAQPDPSNPARPVSAVPPQSAPPRPMLLKSAPCPPPQLQPCLPSHLVLSISPDSATTSSSKQAMVVMTQPQPQAQFQPQDFCFQPIPWRKPNVPEPVMSKPITKEQRPERETMKRQAQRDRENAAKYTSLGKLQFFIEREKDLEIARRYGYMI comes from the exons ATGGAGCTGCCCGTAAATAAACTTGGACCATCGCAAGTGGCCAGTCACATTCATACTGGACACATGCTCTCTTTGACTTCAGTCATCTGGACAACTACAGAAGTAATTTCTTCATACCATACAACCTTAGCTgctattttctctcctctaatCATGGCAG AAAACTTCCAAAACCCATCCATGCTTGGGACCCCCAATCCTCTGCATCTCTCCTTCCCAGTGGTGAACAGCACGGGCAACCTCTGCAATTTTTCCAGAGTCTCGGCCCCAGCCATCGGCTCTGCATGGCTCCTGCCCTCTGCCTCTGGGGTGCCTTTCCCCCCGCTCATGGGCAGTACCTATCTCTACCAGCACTCCAGCACCACCATCCTCTCTGGGGTCCCTGGGCAAGGTCAGCTTTCCACTCCAACCACTTCCTCCTACCCAGGCATCTATGAGTGGGACATGTCTGGGAGCGCTGGGGAGAAGACATCCCTTGGAGATTTCACTGTGACAGTCATCGGCCAGGACACACCAACCTCCTCCATACCAGCACCAGCTCAGTATGATAAAGCTGCAGAGGCCAACACCGTGATGCCTCTTTATCCACAGCTGTCAGCCAGCCTTGTGCAGCAGGGGGCTTCCCCACAAATGCCAAGTCAGGGGCCCAACAATGTGTCTGTCCCTTACCAGAATGGAAACCAGGTTTATTACTACAATCAAGGAACCCTGGGGCCCCTCCTGGCGGGTGAGCTCAGCCCTTGTGTGCAGTCCTATGGTTCTGTGTCTTACAAGGGAGGTAGGACCCCTTCTGTGCCAGTGACGTCTCAGCCAGAGATGGTGATGGTACTCAAAGAGGTCCAGCCCCCTGGGTCCAGACCACCTGTCTCCACTTCAGGCCTGTACTACCCTGTTCACGCCCAGCCAGTCAAAGATTCGGGCTTCCAAG TGATGGAAACTTCCCTGGGGCTGCAGTCTGGTGCCCGAACATTCTCTTTGCCACAAACCCTGGAACTGTCCCAGTCCTGGGGTGGCAATGGAAACAACGTCCAGATTCTTGAGGGCACTCCACCAGCAGAGGTTGCTGGGGACAGCTCATTGGCTACCCCAGCACAGAATTCAGGCAACCTACTTGCTCTGCCTCCTGCCCCAAACATTGAACACAAAGATAAGAAGAATGTGGCATGCcttgagaaggaaaaatggaaagtggaGGGAGTGAAGGCCAAGTTCTCCCAGACCCTCGATGCTTGCCATGTGCCTTTGGAAATACAAGATCCTCCACTCCTTCCCTTGGAAATCCCTGACATTAATCAGCTTCTGGCCTGCATTGACCCTCTCTGCCCTGATACTCATAAGGAAGAGACTAGTCCAAGGGAATGCCATCTGGTAAAGATTGGCCTGAGTCTTGGTGACCAAGAGGCATTAGAGAATGGGATGGAGCCCATTCCCAGTCTTACTGACATCAACAAACTGGTGGAAGATTTCCGCCTTCCTCgtcttctctctcccttgaaGGAATTTGACCAGCCCAAAGGTTTCCGAGCCACCAAACCCAAAGTAGTCAAAACAGCCAAAGTGGTCAGGGTGCAGGGAAAGCCATGTACAGGGAAGGAGCCTTCAGACCCAACCAAGAAAACTAAACGTAAAGTCCCTGATCTGATGGCTACTGTGCAACCAGCCAAAGTCTTGCCGAGAAACCCAGACTGCCTGCTTGCTGGGGATATGGCAGCTGTCTCTGGTTCTGTGGCCAATGAGTTGTCTCCCCTGGATATGGCAAAGTCAATGAGCAGCAAGTCCCGAAAAGCCCCCAGCAACCGGACCAGCAAGGCCAAAGGCCCTAGCcaggagaaaatggagggaatTGGAGGCACCTGTTATGAGAAAGTGGAAGGGAATGAGCTACCTGGGGGCCGTGTGAAGCTAGAGGAGAAGCCTGCCCTTCCCAAAATGAAGCGCAAGAAAAACCATCCTGAGCTCAGCCAGGAGGCCTTTAAGAAGCCCCGGAGCTTCCTGGGTATGCACATGCTGGAGTCAGTGCAGGTATTTCACGCTCTGGGCAAGAAGAATGACAAGATGACTGGCCCAGCCCAAGTCCCCCAGCCAACTCCAGGGATCAAACAATGGTTGGAAACACCAGCAGAAGGCCAAGGTCCCATGAAAACCCAGGTTAGCCTACTTGCAGCTGCGAAAGCCAAGGTTCGGAAACCAGAGACCAGTGCTGAAAACCAGTGTCCATCTCCATCCCACACCAGACCACCACCTCCGGGGAAAGTCAAATTGGTGCCTTTGCCTTTTCCTACCTTAGACAGGCCTTTGACTCGGCCCATTCCTCGAAAGCCACAGCCTTTGGCTCCCCACCGGCTTTCTACCATCAACCCTGCCCGCTTGGGCAATCCAGCTCAGCCTGATCCTTCCAACCCAGCCCGGCCTGTGTCTGCTGTGCCTCCTCAGTCAGCTCCTCCTCGGCCTATGCTTCTGAAATCAGCACCCTGCCCTCCTCCCCAGCTACAGCCATGTCTCCCGAGCCACTTGGTCCTGTCCATCTCCCCTGACTCAGCTACCACCAGCTCATCCAAGCAGGCCATGGTGGTCATGACGCAGCCACAGCCCCAGGCCCAATTCCAACCTCAAGATTTCTGCTTTCAGCCAATCCCGTGGAGGAAGCCTAATGTCCCCGAGCCTGTGATGTCGAAGCCCATCACCAAAGAGCAGAGGCCTGAGCGAGAGACCATGAAGAGGCAGgctcagagagacagagagaatgctgCCAAGTATACCTCCCTGGGCAAGCTGCAATTTTTCATCGAGCGGGAAAAGGACTTGGAAATTGCAAGGCGCTATGGCTACATGATCTGA